The genomic DNA GATATAGCCTCGTTCATCATCCCATTCGCAGATGTCGTCCGCTTGCACGTATTTGTTGCTGCAATAGACCTCAGGCGGAGCATCGCCCCCCAAATATGTCCTGACGAGTTCCTGGGTCTGTCCGAACAAGACACCGGAACAGGTCTTGTGTCGGGGGAGGAATTCTTTTTCGAGGACAAGGACACTGAACCCTTCATCCTTAAGTGCCTTGGCACAGCAGGAGCCTGCGGGCCCGGAGCCGGCTACGACGACATCATACAGTTGCATTCAATCCTCCTAGCCTCCCTTCCCAGAAGGCGTAATTTCCGGCCCAGTCAAGGAGAAAGTGATTAGGGTTTGGGAAGGGGATTTCCGGGATCACACATGCTCCCGGAAGCTGAGCTTGCCGACCTCGTGGCTACCGCAGGTCATATTGTTCACGTCGGTTACCCATCTTTTCCACACGCCACCCATTGGAGTTCTGTTGACTGTGCATTGTCCCCGAAGCGGATTGGTGGGATCGGCTATTTGCCATTTGCAGCTACGGCAAGGTTTTTTGGTTCCAATTTCCTCATGCATCATTTTGTGATTAGTCGTTGCGCTCACTGTTTCCTCCTTGCCTAGATAACGAGGAGGCATCCTCTTCTGGATGCCTCCTGGTAGGGGATTCCTAATTCAGTTCCGTATTCAGGTCTTCAAGCTCATTTGAACCAAAAGATTGCTCGTTTCTGGCAATAATCGTGTTTTGACCATATGTGGGGATATCCACAAAGCGGGCGCTGAACCCCGAAACCCTGACGATGAGGTCCTGATGTTTCTCGGGTTCCTTTTGTGCCGCCTTCATCTCTGCGGTGCTTACGCAGTTAAACTGGACATGGTCGATGTTGAGTTTCTCCCAGGTATCCATATAGGATTTCCAGATATCAAACCCATGGACGCTTCGCATGATCGGCACGGAAAGCCTCTGATTGAGCAGGTTGGCCTTTTGATTTTTCTGCACCTTGGAAACTGATTTCAGTACTGCAGTCGGCCCTTTCTTGTCCGTGCCCATGTAAGGAGAAATTCCGCCGTCGTCACCGGCATCGCCCCCGAAACGACCATCCGGGGTCGGGCCTGTCCGTGACCCGATTTCCATGTAGAGTCCGACCGCCTGACCTACCGGAAGTACGGGGCCGCCCGAGTAATTGGTGATCTTCGACATCTCGCCGCCAATAATATCTTCGTAAAAATCCTTGATGATGGCATCGGCGTAGTCGTCGTCATTTCCCCATTTGGGCGCATTCAGGAACTCCTGGCGCATGTCTTCAAAGCCGCTCCAATTTGCCCGGAGTGCAGTGACGAGCTGGGCCATCGTGTACTTCTTCTCGTCATAGATCAGTTTCTTGATTGCGACCAGGGAGTTGGCGGCAACGACCGTAGTGATGGGGTTGTGCCAACCGTTCGGTTGCTCGGAAAGCTCCATGGCATCAATGCCCAACTCCATGCAGCCATCGTCGATACTGGAGACAAAAGGCATCTGCAGGAACTTCGACTCGAAATAGCGCATTATGTCCTTGGCGCGGATCACCTTGCTCGTCGCGTAGGCATACTGGGCCCTGAAGGCTTCCCACAACTGTTCGAACGTCTTGAACTCGGTAGGATCACCGGTGTGGGGGCCCAGCTGCATTCCGGAATAGGACCAGTCAAATCCGTCAGCCAGCACGATTTCCATCATCTTGGCCGGGAAGATCGAGCCGCCACCTTCGGACCTGGTTTTGTGGGTCTTGCGCCTGCCGCACACGCCGGGAGACATGCACAGAACCAGGCCCCAGTAATGGGCCTCGGCATCGGTTGCGCCGTTGTTGTTCTTGCTGAACTTGCTGTAATACTTCATCTGCTCC from Desulfuromonas sp. TF includes the following:
- a CDS encoding benzylsuccinate synthase beta subunit family protein produces the protein MPPRYLGKEETVSATTNHKMMHEEIGTKKPCRSCKWQIADPTNPLRGQCTVNRTPMGGVWKRWVTDVNNMTCGSHEVGKLSFREHV